One genomic region from Candidatus Tisiphia endosymbiont of Dioctria linearis encodes:
- a CDS encoding helix-turn-helix domain-containing protein — MSTSPYSIDLREKVIKYLEAGNSQRSASRVFQLSPTTVNTWHVRYKKEGHYQARKYKGAKPSIEMDDFIKYVEENPNSKTEDIGKKFGISASGARYWLRQLGFSYKKKPLPMWKLMLKSDVSI, encoded by the coding sequence ATGTCAACTAGCCCATACAGTATAGATTTAAGAGAAAAAGTAATAAAATATCTAGAAGCAGGAAATAGTCAAAGGTCAGCATCTAGAGTTTTTCAATTGAGCCCTACAACAGTAAATACATGGCATGTAAGGTATAAGAAAGAAGGTCATTATCAAGCAAGGAAGTATAAAGGAGCAAAGCCTAGTATAGAAATGGATGATTTTATCAAGTATGTAGAAGAAAATCCTAATAGCAAAACGGAAGATATTGGTAAGAAATTTGGGATAAGCGCTAGTGGGGCAAGATATTGGCTAAGACAATTGGGATTTAGTTATAAAAAAAAGCCTTTACCTATGTGGAAGCTAATGCTGAAAAGCGATGTAAGTATTTAG
- a CDS encoding LptF/LptG family permease, with the protein MINFRILSIYLFRLYCSYFIGILLLLIGVLILSNIFDLLQKFKDIYIPTHSFWKLVLYKIPYLVNEVASLLSFIAMLFFLRRLTKHNELITILCNGIHIWRVITVPFFAAIILGIILITICNPIGTLGLHKYESLKAELLKKPATNLSISKSGLLFLENYQGNKRIIQAGSIDVVNNKLNKIIILSLDNENNFIKRIDAQYGVLIDNNFTLTSVKFSDDNSFKKYEHLTVPTNLSISNLLNSFITPEMIAIWDLPDTIKQLVKFGLPITNYQIYFYKQLFKPIIMATTVILAACFFSLRQRDNSQEKILVIGLFLGFIIYSLLEVLFKILAYNATPPFLAILLPNICILFFSNFVIMHSKKI; encoded by the coding sequence ATGATTAATTTCAGAATACTTTCAATTTACCTATTTAGACTATATTGTAGCTATTTTATCGGTATATTGCTTCTGCTTATTGGGGTTTTAATTCTTTCAAATATCTTTGATCTTTTACAGAAATTTAAAGATATTTATATTCCTACACATTCTTTTTGGAAACTAGTGTTATATAAAATACCTTACTTGGTTAATGAAGTAGCTTCTCTGCTTAGCTTTATTGCAATGTTATTTTTTCTAAGAAGACTAACTAAACATAACGAATTAATAACTATTTTATGCAATGGTATACATATTTGGCGGGTTATTACTGTTCCGTTTTTTGCAGCGATTATTCTTGGTATAATATTAATAACTATATGTAACCCTATTGGTACACTCGGCTTACATAAATATGAATCTTTAAAAGCAGAATTGCTTAAAAAGCCAGCTACTAACCTTAGCATATCAAAATCGGGGCTACTATTTCTTGAAAATTACCAAGGCAATAAAAGAATTATTCAGGCTGGATCTATTGATGTAGTGAATAATAAGTTAAATAAGATTATTATATTATCTTTGGATAATGAAAATAATTTTATAAAAAGAATTGATGCGCAATATGGCGTTTTAATAGATAATAATTTTACACTAACTTCCGTAAAATTTTCAGATGATAATAGCTTCAAAAAATATGAACATCTTACCGTTCCAACAAATTTGTCAATAAGTAACTTACTAAATAGTTTTATAACTCCTGAGATGATTGCTATTTGGGATTTACCAGATACAATTAAGCAATTAGTAAAATTTGGTTTACCAATAACTAACTATCAGATTTATTTCTATAAACAGTTATTTAAACCTATAATTATGGCTACTACCGTAATTTTAGCAGCATGCTTTTTTAGCCTCAGGCAACGTGATAATTCTCAGGAAAAAATTTTAGTAATTGGTTTATTTTTAGGTTTTATTATTTATTCTTTATTAGAGGTGTTGTTTAAAATACTTGCATATAATGCAACTCCTCCTTTCTTAGCTATTTTATTACCAAATATATGTATATTATTTTTCAGTAATTTTGTTATTATGCATTCTAAGAAAATTTGA
- a CDS encoding rod shape-determining protein, which yields MLTKFFSRFASDMAIDLGTANTLVYVKGKGIVLNEPSVVALIKVDGAFKPYAFGHEAKNMLGRTPTDIEAKRPLKDGVIADFKGAEEMIKHFIRTVHSRRSFTGPMIIICVPSGSTPVERRAIQEAAESAGGRDVYLIEEPMAAAIGAGLPVTEATGSMIVDVGGGTTEVAVLSLGGIVYARSVRVGGDKMDESIISYIRRHYNLLIGEATAEKIKKQIGAAYVDDSLEPRVMEIKGRDLIHGIPKEMLLNEKQIADSLIEPVNQIVDAVKVALECTPPELSSDIVDKGIVMTGGGALLRNLDHVLKEATKLPVIVAEQALSCVALGTGKVLEDFQKLKHVLFKQD from the coding sequence ATGCTAACAAAATTTTTCAGTAGATTTGCAAGTGATATGGCAATAGATCTTGGTACTGCTAATACTTTAGTGTATGTCAAAGGCAAAGGAATTGTATTAAACGAACCATCTGTAGTTGCATTGATTAAAGTGGATGGAGCATTTAAACCATATGCATTTGGTCATGAAGCAAAAAATATGTTAGGACGTACCCCAACCGATATTGAAGCTAAGAGACCACTAAAAGATGGGGTTATAGCTGATTTTAAGGGGGCTGAGGAGATGATAAAGCATTTTATCAGAACAGTACATAGTCGCCGCTCATTTACTGGTCCAATGATTATAATTTGTGTACCCTCAGGTTCTACACCCGTTGAACGTAGAGCCATCCAAGAAGCAGCAGAGAGTGCGGGTGGTAGAGATGTGTATCTTATAGAGGAACCTATGGCAGCAGCAATCGGTGCTGGCTTGCCAGTGACAGAAGCAACTGGTTCAATGATTGTTGATGTAGGCGGTGGAACAACAGAAGTAGCCGTCCTATCATTAGGCGGTATTGTATATGCTAGATCAGTGCGGGTTGGTGGTGATAAAATGGATGAGTCTATTATTTCTTACATTAGAAGGCATTATAATTTGCTAATCGGTGAAGCTACAGCAGAAAAAATTAAAAAGCAGATTGGTGCTGCTTATGTAGACGATAGTTTAGAACCAAGAGTAATGGAAATTAAAGGGCGGGATTTAATTCATGGCATCCCTAAAGAAATGCTACTAAACGAGAAACAAATTGCTGATAGTCTAATTGAACCAGTCAACCAAATTGTTGACGCAGTAAAAGTAGCATTGGAATGTACCCCCCCTGAACTTTCATCGGATATTGTAGATAAGGGGATTGTTATGACTGGTGGTGGGGCATTACTTCGAAACCTAGATCATGTTCTAAAAGAAGCAACTAAATTACCGGTAATTGTTGCTGAACAAGCTTTATCATGCGTAGCTCTTGGCACGGGAAAAGTACTGGAAGATTTTCAAAAATTAAAGCATGTGTTATTTAAACAAGATTAA
- the mreC gene encoding rod shape-determining protein MreC — translation MALLANRIKNPSRILGLSKFILVAAKRGIVLVFIISSLYLFIATPKRLSSMSLEIVGHVMFSGLLIHENVFKQINLITQNFIYLRDLARENIELQLEVARLRSLQSDIYLIQSENRELKQLLSVIEEEQYSYVSAKLLSVSLNPFSKTALLSAGAKHGVAIDQIVTNSEGLVGRVIQVSNNYSKIILVNDVNSRIPITTTSSKEKGIMSGYGNGSKILYLPKNHLVQKGEKVITSGYGNIYPYGITVGYVNKANSENVLVKPIVDLSKTKFVSILLPQ, via the coding sequence ATGGCATTACTGGCAAATAGAATAAAGAATCCTAGTAGAATATTAGGGTTATCTAAATTTATACTTGTTGCCGCGAAACGCGGTATAGTTTTAGTTTTTATCATATCTTCGCTTTACTTATTTATTGCTACTCCCAAAAGACTCTCTTCTATGTCTCTTGAAATCGTTGGACATGTTATGTTTAGTGGCTTGCTAATTCATGAAAATGTATTTAAACAAATTAACCTAATAACCCAAAATTTTATTTATTTACGGGACTTAGCAAGAGAAAATATTGAATTACAATTAGAGGTGGCAAGATTAAGAAGCTTGCAGAGTGATATATATTTAATCCAATCTGAAAATAGAGAGCTAAAACAACTATTATCAGTTATAGAAGAAGAGCAATATAGCTATGTTAGTGCTAAATTGTTAAGCGTCTCATTAAATCCCTTCAGTAAAACTGCTTTACTGTCAGCTGGGGCAAAACATGGTGTGGCAATTGATCAAATAGTTACCAACAGTGAAGGATTAGTTGGACGAGTAATACAGGTAAGCAACAATTATTCTAAGATAATTTTAGTTAATGACGTGAATTCTAGAATTCCGATCACTACAACCTCTTCAAAAGAAAAAGGTATCATGAGTGGTTATGGTAACGGTAGTAAAATACTCTATTTACCAAAAAACCACTTAGTGCAAAAAGGCGAGAAAGTTATAACCTCTGGTTATGGAAATATTTATCCTTATGGCATAACAGTTGGTTACGTAAACAAAGCAAATTCAGAAAATGTTCTTGTAAAACCTATAGTTGACTTATCTAAAACTAAGTTTGTCAGCATATTACTTCCACAATGA
- a CDS encoding 7-carboxy-7-deazaguanine synthase QueE, producing MFGQNPKRAAIFNDGTSLEIKSIFKTIQGEGPFVGMPAVFIRLGGCNLACNFCDTEFEDFNILTINNIIEEVQRLTINIKLVVITGGEPFRQPIELLCHKLIYLDYLVQIETNGTLYRDLPDKVHIICSPKATKNGATKNGYSLLRDDLLSRINALKFLVAKNIPEYSNIPEVGQSKYNIPVFIQPMDQNNPLLNKENEQLAIDLALKYGYRLSIQIHKILGIE from the coding sequence ATGTTTGGACAAAATCCCAAAAGGGCAGCAATATTTAATGACGGGACTAGCCTAGAGATTAAAAGTATCTTTAAGACTATTCAGGGAGAAGGTCCTTTTGTCGGCATGCCTGCTGTCTTTATTAGGCTTGGTGGATGCAATCTAGCTTGTAATTTTTGCGATACTGAATTTGAAGATTTTAATATATTGACTATTAATAATATTATCGAAGAAGTCCAAAGACTTACAATTAATATTAAATTAGTGGTTATAACTGGTGGCGAGCCTTTTCGTCAACCTATAGAATTATTATGTCATAAATTAATATATCTAGATTATTTGGTGCAAATAGAAACTAATGGCACATTATATCGTGATCTTCCGGATAAAGTGCATATAATCTGCTCCCCCAAAGCTACAAAAAATGGGGCTACAAAAAATGGTTATTCCCTATTGCGGGATGACTTATTATCTCGCATTAATGCTCTAAAATTCTTAGTAGCTAAAAATATACCAGAATATTCTAACATACCTGAAGTCGGGCAAAGTAAATATAATATACCAGTATTTATCCAGCCTATGGATCAAAACAACCCATTGCTAAATAAAGAGAATGAACAACTGGCTATTGATTTGGCACTTAAGTATGGTTATCGCCTTTCTATACAAATCCATAAGATTTTGGGTATTGAGTAA
- a CDS encoding ABC transporter ATP-binding protein yields the protein MPKKHNLINYDYSAYSTLRRLVVDHIKPYLKQIGVAVLFMVINACCNAYIVKLVQPTIDQIFLTHNRQMLLFLPLMVVLTFTIKGIAEYYSSYLIKFIGQRILTDLQIKMYEHLLFADILFIQSQSSGRLISRFTNDISMMRGAVSNILVCCAKHFLTVVGLIIVMFKLEPKLSCIVFMTFPAAIYPIQKLGRKIRKISGQAQEELANYTSRLDETFGSIKIVKSFLGEKIESNRALLISSNILRFLKKTAKLDALISPLMEILSGITVGGLIWYGGLLVIEGETTPGAFFAFITAFTTAYRPFKSLVSLNMNLQEGIAAARRIFNILDTEPIIKDSVNARTVQLVNPSVIFNNVELKFNNKVALKHLNLQLMQGKTTAVIGRSGSGKTSLANLLVRFYNPTSGQILIDDYDIKDIKIDSLRRQISLVTQDTTLFDTSVAENIAYGNPDATRSEIITAAKYADADEFISQLPSGYDTMIGNQGLTLSGGQRQRLAIARAFLKPAAILVWDEATSSLDQNSERLILNSLVNIRKGKTTLIITHRLSSIKDVDHIIVMKSGMIFEQGTHSQLIENKAEYYKLYHKKLEEGEK from the coding sequence TTGCCAAAAAAACATAATCTAATAAATTATGACTATAGTGCCTATAGTACTTTAAGACGGCTAGTAGTTGACCATATAAAACCCTATCTAAAACAGATTGGGGTGGCAGTATTGTTTATGGTAATTAACGCTTGCTGTAATGCTTATATTGTTAAATTAGTCCAACCAACCATTGACCAAATATTTTTAACACATAATCGTCAAATGTTATTATTCTTACCGTTAATGGTAGTACTAACATTTACTATTAAGGGGATTGCTGAATATTATTCAAGTTATTTAATTAAATTTATTGGTCAGAGAATTTTAACTGATTTGCAAATTAAAATGTATGAACATCTATTATTTGCCGATATTCTGTTTATTCAATCTCAATCATCGGGGCGTTTAATATCACGTTTTACTAATGATATTTCGATGATGCGTGGTGCAGTATCGAATATACTGGTATGTTGTGCCAAACATTTTTTAACAGTAGTAGGTCTGATCATAGTGATGTTTAAGCTAGAACCTAAGCTATCTTGTATTGTGTTTATGACATTTCCAGCAGCAATTTATCCAATACAAAAATTAGGACGGAAAATTCGCAAAATATCAGGTCAAGCTCAAGAGGAATTAGCTAATTATACTTCAAGGTTAGATGAGACTTTTGGGTCAATTAAAATTGTTAAATCTTTCTTAGGAGAGAAAATTGAAAGCAATCGAGCTTTATTGATCTCCAGTAATATTTTACGTTTTCTAAAAAAAACTGCAAAATTGGATGCACTGATCTCGCCACTTATGGAAATATTAAGCGGTATCACAGTTGGAGGACTTATCTGGTATGGTGGACTATTAGTCATAGAAGGAGAAACTACTCCAGGAGCATTTTTTGCTTTTATTACAGCTTTTACTACAGCTTATAGACCTTTTAAGAGTTTAGTATCTTTAAATATGAACCTACAAGAGGGTATTGCTGCAGCAAGAAGAATATTTAATATTCTAGATACTGAACCTATTATCAAAGATAGTGTAAATGCTCGAACTGTTCAGTTGGTTAATCCATCAGTAATTTTTAACAATGTAGAGCTAAAATTTAATAATAAAGTAGCTTTAAAGCATCTGAATTTACAATTAATGCAAGGGAAGACTACAGCTGTTATAGGACGTTCTGGTAGCGGTAAAACTTCATTAGCTAATTTATTAGTAAGATTTTATAACCCAACTAGCGGGCAAATTTTAATTGATGATTACGATATTAAAGATATAAAAATTGACTCTTTAAGACGGCAAATCTCTTTAGTAACGCAAGATACTACATTATTTGACACTAGCGTTGCAGAAAATATTGCTTATGGTAACCCAGATGCCACTCGCAGTGAAATTATTACTGCAGCAAAATATGCTGATGCTGATGAGTTTATTTCACAGCTTCCATCCGGCTACGACACGATGATTGGTAATCAAGGTTTAACACTTTCAGGGGGGCAACGTCAACGTTTGGCGATAGCCAGAGCATTTTTGAAGCCAGCAGCAATTTTAGTTTGGGATGAGGCAACAAGTTCGTTAGACCAAAATTCTGAGCGATTAATTTTAAATTCTTTAGTAAATATTCGCAAAGGTAAGACTACCTTAATTATAACCCATCGTTTATCGAGTATTAAGGATGTTGATCACATAATTGTTATGAAATCTGGTATGATATTTGAGCAAGGAACTCATTCACAGCTTATAGAAAATAAAGCAGAATATTATAAATTATATCATAAAAAATTAGAGGAGGGGGAGAAATAA
- a CDS encoding MFS transporter has translation MTRPAFLIAFFTTIVRYYDYALFGLSATILSKNFLPLGSNDQQILLFFAIFSIAVIARPIGSIIFGFISDKYGRIVSVRISVFLATISTILIGLTPNFDKIGIVATIILIFCRMTFFMSLAGDSDVIKIYVVEKVGKASKNCASGIVSFCSQVGALLAATIYHFSTEFESIAYLWRANFIIGGIFGLIIIFLRHYFHESEEFLKSRKDHKSADYNFFYLAKIIKNLPSKFILAILISGCIGGIYHFLIYFWGVFAVKSALVMNSHQSQIINIVLISIYASMSVLSGFLADRFYPKKQIIISLSLSLLVIIIVQLLLYMKISVIYFPVILIGLAPFYVVPLQIIIQSMFVTNIRARMCSLSHSLGGMILSSTTPFFCMLLWQYFNSIYLVLGFFMLLLLILCSTVIYLYSARVITNYQTEGANFAKKT, from the coding sequence ATGACAAGACCGGCGTTCCTAATTGCTTTCTTTACAACAATTGTCCGTTATTATGATTATGCTCTTTTTGGTCTATCAGCAACTATTTTATCCAAGAACTTTTTACCATTAGGATCAAATGATCAACAAATATTATTATTTTTTGCTATATTTAGTATAGCTGTAATAGCTCGTCCCATTGGTTCTATCATTTTTGGTTTTATTAGTGATAAATATGGTAGAATTGTCTCAGTGAGAATTTCGGTATTTTTAGCTACTATCTCGACAATTCTTATCGGGTTAACTCCTAATTTTGATAAAATTGGTATAGTGGCAACAATAATTTTAATATTTTGCCGTATGACATTTTTTATGAGTTTAGCGGGAGACAGTGATGTAATAAAAATTTATGTTGTAGAAAAAGTGGGTAAGGCAAGTAAAAATTGTGCTAGTGGTATTGTATCATTTTGTAGTCAGGTTGGAGCATTGCTTGCGGCAACAATTTACCATTTTTCTACAGAGTTTGAGTCAATTGCTTATTTATGGCGAGCGAATTTTATTATTGGTGGAATTTTTGGCTTAATTATTATATTCCTGAGGCACTATTTTCATGAAAGCGAAGAATTTTTAAAATCTAGAAAAGATCATAAATCTGCTGATTATAACTTTTTTTATTTGGCAAAGATTATCAAAAATTTGCCTAGCAAATTTATTTTAGCAATATTAATCAGTGGCTGTATAGGGGGTATTTACCATTTTCTCATTTATTTTTGGGGAGTCTTTGCTGTAAAAAGTGCATTGGTTATGAATAGCCATCAATCTCAAATTATCAATATAGTTTTAATAAGCATTTATGCTAGTATGTCGGTGTTGTCTGGTTTTTTAGCCGATAGGTTTTATCCTAAAAAACAAATTATCATCTCACTATCATTAAGTTTGTTAGTGATAATTATTGTACAATTGCTATTATATATGAAAATCTCGGTAATTTACTTTCCGGTAATACTTATCGGACTTGCTCCATTTTACGTAGTGCCATTACAAATTATTATCCAATCTATGTTTGTAACTAATATTAGGGCTAGAATGTGTAGCCTATCTCATTCACTTGGTGGAATGATACTTTCATCGACAACGCCATTTTTTTGTATGTTATTATGGCAATATTTTAATTCAATATACTTAGTGCTAGGATTTTTTATGTTATTATTACTAATATTGTGCAGTACAGTAATTTATCTGTATAGTGCAAGAGTTATAACAAATTACCAAACTGAAGGAGCGAATTTTGCCAAAAAAACATAA
- the miaA gene encoding tRNA (adenosine(37)-N6)-dimethylallyltransferase MiaA has translation MQKKKMLVICGPTASGKSYLAHYLAKIYDGEIVNSDSMQIYRHVPIITASPSPIYRDEIQYHLYNFLSVDQEFSVIQYVNHALEKITDIRNRGKLPIIVGGTGLYINSLLFGYNEIPTISPEIRQYVRELHSKIGSCQFFNQLKELDVLASQKLNKHDSQRVIRAYEVFMQTKQSIFTFQATQNIPILPEFDFKVIFLHPEREFLYQTCNTRLEKIFNEGAIEEVALIKENFPDIISSAIKTIGLREILSYLNNEITLQTALNLAQIKTRQYAKRQITWFKNQIKDKITLEYSNNQQFEELLIDLPKSIS, from the coding sequence ATGCAAAAAAAGAAAATGTTAGTTATATGTGGACCTACTGCTAGTGGTAAGTCTTATTTGGCACATTATTTAGCCAAAATATATGATGGCGAGATAGTTAACAGCGACTCTATGCAGATATATAGGCATGTCCCTATTATTACTGCTTCACCATCACCAATATACCGAGACGAGATACAATATCATCTTTATAACTTTTTATCAGTAGATCAAGAATTTTCAGTAATACAATATGTAAATCATGCTCTTGAGAAAATTACAGACATCCGTAATAGAGGTAAGCTACCAATAATTGTTGGTGGTACGGGGTTATATATTAATTCACTGCTTTTTGGTTATAATGAAATACCCACAATATCTCCAGAGATTAGGCAATATGTTAGAGAGTTGCACTCTAAGATTGGCTCATGTCAATTCTTTAATCAACTAAAAGAGCTTGATGTATTGGCTAGCCAGAAATTAAATAAGCATGATAGTCAGAGGGTTATAAGAGCCTATGAAGTATTTATGCAAACCAAGCAATCTATATTTACTTTCCAAGCTACACAGAATATACCCATTCTTCCAGAATTTGACTTTAAAGTAATTTTTCTACATCCGGAGCGAGAATTTCTTTATCAAACATGTAATACTAGGTTAGAAAAAATATTTAATGAAGGAGCAATTGAAGAAGTAGCTCTAATTAAAGAAAACTTTCCCGATATAATATCTTCTGCAATAAAAACCATTGGTCTGCGAGAAATATTATCTTATCTAAATAATGAAATTACTTTACAAACTGCCTTAAATCTAGCACAAATTAAAACCAGGCAATATGCAAAAAGACAAATTACCTGGTTTAAAAACCAAATAAAAGACAAGATTACTCTAGAATATTCCAATAATCAACAATTTGAAGAGTTATTAATAGACTTACCTAAATCTATCTCTTAG
- a CDS encoding superoxide dismutase encodes MIYCNQSNQKSYPFVLPELPYGKGDFVPHFSPETFDYHHGKHHQAYVTNLNNLLQNNQELQKKSLEELIIYASTKPDEAAIFNNAAQIWNHSFFWHSIKPSGGGKPTGMMLEQINKDFGSYENFATEFKQAAISQFASGWAWLISNNGKLQIVKTSNAETPITKSMKPLLNCDVWEHAYYIDYRNKRPDYVSVYIEHMINWQFAASNL; translated from the coding sequence ATGATATATTGCAACCAATCCAACCAAAAATCCTATCCTTTTGTTTTGCCGGAATTGCCTTATGGTAAAGGTGATTTTGTACCACATTTTTCCCCTGAAACGTTTGATTACCATCATGGGAAACACCACCAAGCATATGTAACTAACTTGAATAATTTGTTGCAAAATAATCAGGAATTACAAAAGAAGAGTTTGGAAGAGTTAATAATTTACGCAAGTACCAAGCCAGATGAAGCAGCCATATTTAATAATGCTGCACAAATATGGAACCATAGTTTCTTTTGGCATTCTATTAAGCCTTCAGGTGGTGGAAAACCTACTGGTATGATGTTGGAGCAGATAAATAAAGATTTTGGTAGTTATGAGAATTTTGCTACTGAATTTAAGCAAGCGGCAATAAGTCAATTTGCTAGTGGCTGGGCATGGCTAATCTCTAATAATGGAAAATTACAGATAGTAAAGACTAGTAATGCTGAAACGCCTATTACTAAGTCTATGAAACCGTTGCTTAACTGTGATGTTTGGGAACATGCATACTATATAGATTACCGAAACAAACGTCCAGACTATGTTTCAGTTTATATAGAGCATATGATTAATTGGCAATTTGCTGCTAGTAATCTTTGA